AGTTCTACTATGGCCTGGGGATTATCTCGGCATAGTTTTTGATATCTGTTTTGAAGTTTTTTTCCATTTTTCTTGCTCAAAAGGGTCTGATTCAGTATGAGCTGGTCTCGGTTGTTTGAGTCTGAGTTCGTACCCTCTAAGATATTCCCATCCCCTTTGTTTACTCACGGGACGTTCTAAAAGCTCCGACATCCAGTCTGCCACTTTACGACTATTCCATAAACCTCCATCTACTGGTGGGGTTTGTAATCTTTGCCACAAATGAGCTAACTGCACATCATCTAGCAAAGGTTTATTCCCCTGATTTTGATGTCGGCGATCGCCTAACCCTTCCTCTCCTAAATGGTTATAGCGACTAGCTAACTTATAAATCCATTTTGTACTATAGTTGGTAATACTACTTACTTCTGCTACAGTCTTGCCACTAGCTAAAAGCCATATGATTTGATAATGAGAACGTTCTACTGAGTCACAACTGTTTCGATAACGTTGTTTTAGTTCTTCTAAACTCAGATGAGATTTTAATTTGAGGGAGCTGGGCATTGATTTATGTCATATTGATAGCTTCAATTAATTTTAGAACTAATTAAGCGGACTTCATATTAGTCAATTATTTCAAAACTTGAAAGCTTTATTTTATATACTTTATGTCTTGTTGATGTTTTGAGATCGTTCATTCTATCTATATCTATATCATTAATTTTATCTATACTTTAATCTTGCTTTCTAGTATAGATATTGTTATAATATGATATGGTTAGTCAAATAAAAGTCAATCGTGCAATTTCGCTTCGCGTACCAGCAAAGCCGAGCGCTCAAAAGCCAAAATTAAAAGTTTAAATTCTCTCATGAACTCAATGACCAATTTGCTATCTCGAATTACCCAAACCCCAGGTCAATGCGGAGGCCGTCCATGTATTCGAGGGATGAGGATTCGCGTTACCGATATCCTTGAAATGCTGGCTGAAAACGTCAGCACTTCTGAAATTTTAAGGGATTTTCCCGATTTAGAACTTGAAGATATTCAAGCTTGCTTGCTTTTTGCCGCGCGACGTACTGATTTTCCTCGAATAACTGCATGAAGCTCTGGATTGACGCTCAACTACCACCAACTCTAGCCAACTGGTTGACCAATAATTTCCCTCTCGAAGCTACTGCTTTGAGAGAGCTTCAACTACGAGATGCTCAAGATACTAAGATTTTTGAGGCAGCACGAACTGCAAATGCTGTAATTATGACTAAAGACAGTGACTTCATTGACTTAGTTTGTCGATTAGGGACACCTCCTCAAATTTTGTGGCTCACCTGTGGCAATGTCACGAACCGTAACTTACGACAACTACTTACCTCTACTTTGCCTGATGCCTTGTCACGATTGCGACAAGGAGAAGCGATTGTCGAAATCAGTAACAACCTCTAAAAACCTTTTAGTTGACCACTTAGATTATGCTTTCTCTTGATTCGTCTTTGTTAGATCGAGCTTGTGCAGTTGCACGTACTAATTGGCTTCGTGAACTTTTAGCCGAACATCTTCCTCGCTTAGTTCAACTCTCTGATACTCAAGAGGATTTAGAGATAGCTCAAGAATGGGATTATTTTATCAAGGAGCAATTGCGCTCGCGAGGTTTGATTTCACCCCATCAACAGAAGAATCGGATCACTGATGTTCGTAATGCGATTAAGGTCATCGACCCCGATCATCCAGCTCTTTTAGTGGTGGGTTTTTCTGCTTCTCAATGGATGGAGATTAATTCCATGGCTGCTGGTGCTACCGCCTCTCGTACTACTCAATTTTTAGATTCAACTGACGCGATCGCCTCCATGGCAAATCAATTACTTCAATCTCGTATCTGGTCGGAAGTGGCTGCTGGTTTGGCTGTGGTTACTGGTCGTCGGGTTAGTGAGATTTTGAAAACTGCACATTTTACTTTTAAATCTACCTACTCGGTTATGTTTACTGGTGCGGTTAAGCGTCGTCAGGAGTCTGTTGCTCTTAATTTTGAGATTCCTACTTTAGTCGAGGCTAAAAATGTGCTTCAGGCGATCGCACTTCTGCGTGGTTGGCTTGATACTTCTCATCTGACTAATCGCCAAATTAATGACCAGTATGAACAAGCTGTAGCTCTAGCTTGCGATCGCCATTTTCGCGATTTAGTTCCTCTTCGTGAGGGTAAGGGAAATCTTTATACTCATCTGTTTCGGGCTGTTTATGCCACCATCGCTACTCATTGGTTTTGTCCGCCGACGGTTTCTGATCTGGAGTTTCGAGCTTATATCCAGGGACATTTTCAGATTTTACATGAGGCTAATAGTGAGAAACGTACCAGTATGGCTGCTCAACGTCATTACTGGGATTATAAGATTGCTGACGGTCAAGGTAATGTCGATGGTCGTTTGGGTATTAAGCTACAAGAAGATGGAGTACAAGTCTTAGAAGCTTTTGATCCCAGTCAAACGAAGACTCCCACCAAGTCTCATGGTAGTTTGGTTCATTTGCGGGTTTTCTCCGATGATCGAACTGCTCTGGCTCGAATACAAAAGCA
This DNA window, taken from Pleurocapsa sp. PCC 7319, encodes the following:
- a CDS encoding winged helix-turn-helix domain-containing protein, with the translated sequence MPSSLKLKSHLSLEELKQRYRNSCDSVERSHYQIIWLLASGKTVAEVSSITNYSTKWIYKLASRYNHLGEEGLGDRRHQNQGNKPLLDDVQLAHLWQRLQTPPVDGGLWNSRKVADWMSELLERPVSKQRGWEYLRGYELRLKQPRPAHTESDPFEQEKWKKTSKQISKTMPR
- a CDS encoding DUF433 domain-containing protein, with the protein product MNSMTNLLSRITQTPGQCGGRPCIRGMRIRVTDILEMLAENVSTSEILRDFPDLELEDIQACLLFAARRTDFPRITA
- a CDS encoding protelomerase family protein: MLSLDSSLLDRACAVARTNWLRELLAEHLPRLVQLSDTQEDLEIAQEWDYFIKEQLRSRGLISPHQQKNRITDVRNAIKVIDPDHPALLVVGFSASQWMEINSMAAGATASRTTQFLDSTDAIASMANQLLQSRIWSEVAAGLAVVTGRRVSEILKTAHFTFKSTYSVMFTGAVKRRQESVALNFEIPTLVEAKNVLQAIALLRGWLDTSHLTNRQINDQYEQAVALACDRHFRDLVPLREGKGNLYTHLFRAVYATIATHWFCPPTVSDLEFRAYIQGHFQILHEANSEKRTSMAAQRHYWDYKIADGQGNVDGRLGIKLQEDGVQVLEAFDPSQTKTPTKSHGSLVHLRVFSDDRTALARIQKQFDLHNRAAANHFVLELAQSLLSTADTLSLTPQQLTTKLTDLTFESKLSDLEQSPSKLNLDGDQDAVADEQPLSVELSQPDETTFGSSAPPDVAQSNVVDSSAQDNQAKTEELSSLDRPTALQSEALFDRMDRQQQSLSSLTDAIHGLVQVLANSHSSSASRASTSKPKSQPQPQSQSESQLKPSDTTTTSNSSHRSERTDDTISPRKRRSQLSRQKVNRYIDAIMAYNDVLNRPHPDKWLITIAALKRLTHCGQSVIYDVLHLRATDLQFHHDKHQLGQYHNQKGKNSPKIESVISLV
- a CDS encoding DUF5615 family PIN-like protein; translated protein: MKLWIDAQLPPTLANWLTNNFPLEATALRELQLRDAQDTKIFEAARTANAVIMTKDSDFIDLVCRLGTPPQILWLTCGNVTNRNLRQLLTSTLPDALSRLRQGEAIVEISNNL